The following coding sequences are from one Diospyros lotus cultivar Yz01 chromosome 7, ASM1463336v1, whole genome shotgun sequence window:
- the LOC127806681 gene encoding palmitoyl-acyl carrier protein thioesterase, chloroplastic-like, which produces MVATAATSAFFPVKSSAPESGVNSSSKLGGVPTNVDAQGSKSKSAAAGRLQVKVNAQAPSKVNGTTVGVVESLKIEDEVQSPPPRTFINQLPDWSMLLAAITTIFLAAEKQWMMLDWKPKRPDMLIDPFGLGKIVQDGLVFRQNFSIRSYEIGADRTASIETVLNHLQETALNHVKSAGLLGDGFGSTPEMCKRNLIWVVTKMQVVVDRYPTWGDVVQVDTWVAASGKNGMRRDWLLRDRKTGDVITRASSVWVMMNKETRRLSKIPDEVRGEIGSYFVDSPPVVEEDSRKLPKLDESRADYVHTGLKPRWSDLDVNQHVNNVKYIGWLIESAPLQILENHELSSMTLEYRRECGRDSVLQSLTAVSGGAIGSLADHGYVECQHLLRLESGGEIVKARTEWRPKFANSLGSSGQLPAESA; this is translated from the exons ATGGTTGCTACCGCCGCTACTTCTGCATTTTTTCCAGTTAAATCCTCAGCACCTGAATCCGGGGTGAATTCATCCAGCAAACTTGGAGGGGTGCCAACGAATGTGGATGCTCAAGGGAGTAAATCAAAATCTGCTGCTGCTGGGCGTTTGCAGGTCAAGGTCAATGCACAAGCTCCTTCCAAGGTAAATGGGACAACAGTTGGTGTAGTGGAAAGTCTGAAGATTGAGGATGAGGTGCAATCACCTCCACCTAGGACTTTCATCAATCAATTACCGGACTGGAGTATGCTTCTTGCCGCTATCACAACAATATTCTTGGCAGCAGAGAAGCAATGGATGATGCTTGATTGGAAACCAAAGCGCCCTGATATGCTCATAGATCCATTTGGTTTGGGAAAAATTGTTCAGGATGGTCTTGTTTTTCGTCAAAACTTCTCTATCAGATCCTATGAAATAGGGGCTGATCGGACGGCTTCCATAGAGACGGTGTTGAATCATTTGCAG GAAACAGCCCTGAACCATGTGAAGAGTGCTGGACTTCTGGGTGATGGCTTTGGTTCAACTCCTGAGATGTGCAAAAGGAACCTGATTTGGGTGGTTACTAAGATGCAGGTTGTGGTTGACCGCTATCCTACTTG GGGTGATGTTGTGCAAGTAGACACTTGGGTTGCTGCATCTGGAAAGAATGGCATGCGGCGTGATTGGCTTCTTCGTGACCGCAAAACTGGGGATGTCATCACTAGAGCATCCAG TGTTTGGGTGATGATGAATAAAGAGACACGGAGGTTATCTAAAATTCCAGATGAAGTGCGAGGGGAAATAGGTTCTTATTTTGTAGATTCACCTCCTGTTGTTGAAGAGGACAGCAGAAAATTACCAAAACTTGATGAAAGCAGAGCTGACTATGTTCATACGGGGTTAAAG CCTAGATGGAGTGATTTGGACGTTAACCAGCATGTTAACAATGTGAAATACATTGGGTGGCTTATTGAG AGTGCACCGCTGCAGATTTTGGAAAATCATGAACTGTCCAGCATGACTCTGGAGTACCGGAGGGAATGCGGGAGGGACAGTGTGCTGCAGTCCTTGACTGCAGTCTCCGGTGGTGCTATTGGTAGTTTGGCTGATCATGGCTACGTTGAGTGCCAGCATTTGCTTCGACTTGAGAGCGGGGGTGAGATTGTGAAGGCCAGAACTGAGTGGAGGCCCAAATTTGCCAACAGCCTTGGGAGCAGCGGTCAGCTGCCTGCTGAAAGTGCATAA